From the Tursiops truncatus isolate mTurTru1 chromosome 6, mTurTru1.mat.Y, whole genome shotgun sequence genome, the window GAGGCTGTCTGTCCAAATCTTGCAAACATTCTGTCTGCCTAACATTTTCTTCACGAGCTAAACAGCTGAACAGCTCTGAGATCACCAATAAAGAACAATCCAACCATTAGATGAGAAATGTTACCAGCCCAGTGAATAAGTTACACAGCCATCCTTCCAGCCAAGTCTTTCAATCAAGTTGCTTTCTTATCTCACATTTGCCCTTCAAAGGAAGTCTGAACAACACGGGATGTctacaattaaaaatgaaacacacaacgaaaaagataaagaagggaaGGATTCCAGACTCCACTGTGTGGGAGGCCAGGCCTTTTGGCTTGGTTTTGAAAAAAGAAACGCTCACCAGCCATCATTCCGGGTGTAATGACACAGCACAATAGTGCTCAGGATGGGTAAGGACATTCAGTTACTTTCCGAGCGATTTCTATACATTATAGATGTCACATTTGGTTCCTAGAGATTTAGTCAAGTATTACTAGTTCTTTTTGTCAAGCATGATATACAAAAAGATGAGAATAGATGTGccctaaaaatatgaaaatataatatataaaacaaaaccatTATAAATTACATAGATTTGCAGTataaaattttttcccatttagaatAAATACCATCCAAGTTTACAGATCATCTAAGTGAATTAAATATGCACACATATCTGAATCATTTTCagaacttcaagaaaaaaaaatcgctAGAGATATGACCAGATGACTCAGAAACCAGAAACTGCTTACTTTTGAGAATAATGACCTAAGACCCAAAGGACATGGCTTGGGATTTAGTGCTAAGCTGTTAAAACTGCCCAAATGAGTCTGACGTAtgcatgtgtgcatacacacacacacacacacacacacacacacacacacgctcacaagCAGCCATACTTTTATGGATTTCTATGAAGCTCAACGGTTTATCTTTGAAAAATCAGCCCAAAGTCACGAGATCACCTCTGTTCCATATTCTAGCAGGAGAGCTTTCCTATTCTGTAAAGAAGCTACAGGACGAACAGGAAGAGTGTAGCCTTTCTGGACAGAGAAATCTTCGTCGTAAGCCAGCCTCCTCTTTGGTTGGCTGTTACTCTATCAAGAGCTTTCTGATGCCTTAAAGAGGGGAAAGGTTTTGAAAAATCTATATAATCTCGCCAGTCTAAAGAAGCTAAAACCAACCTGAAAACATTCTTTGGTCACACGTTTCTGCTCCTGCTCCATAAAAAAATCTGCCCGTTTTTAACTTTCTATCCCTAATCAGTGCCTAGATGGGAGAGATAGATGCCTTTTCCTGTAATTTCCACATGGAAATGTGCACATGGGTTTCGGTGGAGGGAGAACTGGACAGAATGGGAAAAAGTTCACGCAGTGTCACAAAATGAGTGTGGCTCCCTGCTGTTGCTTTGGGCGTACAGATCCATGGTAAGAATCCGCTGACCTCCATGACAAGTGGAAAATTCTAAGAGGTGGAGATAAAACTCTTCTGCAACCCCAATACAGAAAACCCTTCTCCAGAGAGTGCAAGTGGGAGGTCAAGGTTTCTCTGGACCGTTCACGACTCATTTTTTATGTGACCACCCAAGACACTCCTACCTGATGGCAATGGGTCATTTGAGGCCAAGAGGACTCTGATCCAACTGAGTCTTGTCAGACCACCTGTCACACCAGTtatctatacatagagaaaccccTGAAGCCAAACCCTCTGCCCTCAGCTACAGATTCAGATGCTTTTGCCGTGAAGGTTGGCGGCAAGAGTATCTAACCTCACGTGCCCATGTTTGCTCCCAAGACCGCTTGTCTCCTGCAAGGGGGGCCATCACAAACTTTCCCTAAAACTCTAAAATGTCTGAGCCGGATGGGATCTGGGGACCCATCAAGTCCCACCTCCGTGTTTGTCAGATGAGAAAGATTAAACCCAGGGGGGTGTCGAAGGTCACTTATCCAGATAGCGAGAGTGAGGACTAAACATCAGGTCTGCCCTCACGATCCGTGTGGCCCAGCGAACCTCCAGGGAAACCATGATGTGGCCGCGACCCTCAAGACGACTTCAAGGTTATGGCTCCCCTGCTCATAAATGGAAAGGAACTAATACCTCTCATTCTTCCACGATGACGTCTAAACTGCAGACGCTGCCCTAATGATTTTGGTTTTTGAAACCGAACCTCTTGATTTGCATCAATACTAACTTTCACCATAAAGAAGATTAGAGGAACCAGAGAGGAAAGTGAAAAATCTTTCGAGTAATTGTGGAGGAGGGCCAGGTGATTCTGTGGGAGAGGGGACCATCTAGATGGAGCTCGAGCCCGTCTGGTCTGTCCCTCTGCCAGGGAAGGAACGGAGGCCCCACCTGCCCAAAGCCTGCGGTGCTTACTGGCACCATCAGACGAGACGCTAGCCTTTGGGTGACTAGTTTTGTCGTTTCTAATAACATCATTCTGCCGCACATACAACTGCTTTCTTGTGGGACAAAATGAATTCAAGAATTCTGGCGTGAAATTTGAGGCCATCACCCGAACCTTTCACTCTCCCCTTCAAGGACGGACAAGTTAGCCCTGCAGTTCAGGGAAGTGGGCCTGGCTAGGCGATCCCACGGACCCTCACACTTGCTGCCCCAAACCAAGTGTTTGGGTCACCGGACGGCCCCTGGCGGCCCACATTCTACACCTACAGGGATTCCTCAGATGCCTCTGTCTCTGGACGCACCATGCGTTCCAGATCAAGCAGCAGCCGTGTTTGGAGGATGACGTCACTTACACGCAAAAACAGCATCTTTCATGGACAGTTTGGGTAAATTCAAGTTTACAGTCTCCCTGCCACCTCAGCTGAGCTCACCTAGAGGCTCTCAGAATCGGACAGGCAACACATTTTTATGTGGCTATTAAAGTGCTATCCTgggcaaggttttttttttttttttctttctcagtttcaCAACAGTAGCTTcattggaaacaaacaaacaaacaaagcaatggATGGAGACAGGCCTGGGAAATGACAAAAATCACGAGGCTGGTAACTGCTTTGGAACATCACAGATGACTTGTGGGTATCAGCCCTGACACCAAAGCCTCTGAGGTAAAAGCTTGGCGGGGGGTtcgagggggtggggggagagaaatAAGGACAAAGTGGCAAAGGGGACGAAACCAGAAGGAACGATTAGCATCCGTATCACAACGACTCGGTTATAGGGGACCGGTGAAGGGGGGTTAAAACTGAGAAGAAAGTGCAAGAGACCCACGGACGTGCAGTTGCTCTCGTAGCAGACCtataactttttaaaggaaaagcgcTGCAGTGTGCATTGGACAGGGCTCTTGACCTCAGAGTCTCTCACACCAAAAGGGCATCAGTGATTAAGGTATCCGGCAGAGAAGAGCCTCTGAGATTCATGCCGCGCGCACAGACACCTGCCCCAGGTCGCCGGCTCTGCACCCTGCCGCTGCTTGCATCCTCCTTCGCGGGGCGCGGTCCGGGCACACAGCATGCACGCAGGCGCTCCCTTCTGAAGGGGCCTGGCTCCTACCTACGGGACAGGCGTCTCCGGTAAGGCTTAGCGGCGAGGGCGGACTGCGtctggccctgggggtggggggggcggccCTGATTCTCGGGGTGTGCATAGCTTCTCGGGGGGGCGTTGTTAGACATGGCTTTCATAGACGACGCGGGCGTTGCTGTCGCACGCCCCGGCCGGCTCTGTGGCTTCCAGGAGACCTGGGGGCAGGACACGGTCCGGTACCTCGACAGGCGTGGGCTCCTCGGAGGTCAGCGCCGCGGACGTGACCTCGGTGGAAGGCGCCGCGGACTCGGGGGAGTGCTCGGCCGAGGGCTCGGTGTCCTCCTCGTCTCTGGCCTCGAGGGGCCCCCCGTCCCGGTCATCCGTGGGCTCCCTCCGGGCCTGGGGGTGCACGGACACCTCGATGGCAATCTGCTGGGGCTGCTCGTGCAGCGACGAGGCGTCTGAGTCAGCGGTGGGGGACTCGCTCCGCTGCAGGGCGTCGGGGATGGTGTAGACCTCGTCCCCGCTGGTGGCCTCCTGGCCCTCAGGCGCGTGGCGCACGAAGTTCTGGCCCTGCTCCTCCAGCCCTACCACCTCCATGAGCTCCTCCACGATGGTCCTGCAGTTCATGATGAGCGGGGGCAGCGGCACGCTGCGGGCCAGCTCTTCGATGTAGCGGGCGAACTCCATGGTCTtgaactgtgtgaccttggccagctCCAACGTCTTGGCCGACGTGATGATGGGGATGCGCTTGGCGATCTCGAAGGCCTTCTGCAGCTTCTCGGCGCCCTCTGTACGGAAGAACTCGTTGATGGCCTTCTCGGTCTTCTTCAGGTGGCTACTCATCATGCAGAGGCGGGTGATGTTGAGGGCCAGCACCACGGTGAAGGCCACCAGGCACACCACCATGTAGTACACGCCCATGTCCCCCGACGTGAAGACCACCCTCAGCGTCACCGTGTTGTTCACGGTGCCGTGGACGTTGGCTGCCACACATGTGTATCGACCTCGGTCCGTGAAGGACACCTTGGTGATGTTCAGGAGGCCGTCGTGCATCTGCCACTTTCCTGCAGGAGGAAGAGGACAGAGTCAGCCGGGCCCTCCACTCCCTGCAGCCACTGCCCCGCACGTCGCTGAGCACATCTCCCACCACCATGTCTGCCACTGCCGACAGCGCCCACGGCGAACGCCGACCTCGCCAGACGGTGACGGTGTTAGCTCGCCTAATCCTCACAACTCAGGGAGGAGCTACCAGCACTGGCCCATTTTacaggatggggaaactgaggcacaggtcCACTAAGCCACCTCCCCAGGGCGCCAGTTTGGAAGCAGTTGAGCTAGACGTGAACTCGAGCCCAAGAGGCTGTACTCTTAATACCAAatcatactgtgtgattccacatCCTAgagcaaaattagaaaaataaacagtatgGAAAATGCTTGCTCTTACTAGAGAATTCCTTCATGTAGCATCTGATTTTCTAGCCTGCCTGTGAGCGTGGCTCTACAGAATATATATGTTCACTGGAGAGTTTTAATACTTTTCAGAAGATAAAGTACTTTAGGATCAACATAAAAACTGGAGTAAATCAGTTGAATTGTAATTGTTCACCTGGGTTTCTCATATTTGAGATTGAAGTAGTCCTGGTATGACCTCCGTTGATGGAaacataaataattaattttgagAAGCTACAATGAACTACGTCACTTAAAGTTACAAGCTAATGCTGTGGATATTCAGAGGCTGGGTGTGAATAAGCAACAATTTGGTTTCGCTTTGCAAATAAATCACAGACCCATCAGGTTGAAACCAGGCCTCACACAATGGAGAACGCACACTGAAAAGCGTTGTAATAGATAAGAATTCTACCCCCCTCTGGCCTGGAAAGGATCGTTGCCCTGGGAATGAGGTTCTTAACCTGAATTAATCTTTGCTAGGGATTACTCCTTAGTCTGCCTGTGTACCCGCGGTCAGAGGACCCCAGGAAACGTGATCCTAGCTTGGCCTTCCAGGTCTTGGGTCTGAGCCTTTCTGAAAACCCTCCACCTCCCTAGACTGTCCTGTAGAGAGAGAAGGGTCCCGGCCCGGCCTCGGGGGAGTTCTGAGTAGCAGGAAGATCTTTCTGCATAAAAGCACTTGCGTCCCCAAGCAAGCCAGAGGCCTCTACTGAGAGATGCGGCAACTTAGCGCGTGGTTTCCTTTTAAGGGTGTATTAtcgatttgtatttatttatttatttattttttgcggtacgcgggcctctcactgctgtggcctctcccgttgcggagcacaggctccggacgcgcaggctcagcagccatggctcacgggcccagccgctccgcggcatgtgggatcctcccggaccggggcacgaacccgcgtctcctgcatcggcaggcggactctcaaccactgcgccaccagggaagcccatatcactttgtattttttaaaaaaagaagaaatttgtgAGCACCAAAGCGACCAGGGTCTCCAGGGACTGTGGGATGAGACAGCAGAGGCCCCCGTTATTCCAGGTCCTCTGCTCCAAGGACCATCCTTCGGGAGGCTGGCCGGAGCCGTGGGGGCCGTCGGGGacctgcagcccctcctcccGCTGGTCTGGGGAGCCTGGCAGGAAGCCTCTTGTAGATGCTGCCACATTCCTCTGCTTCCTGAAGGAACATCTGAGAAGAGTGGGTCCTGGTGTCCCCAAGTACCCTGCTTCTAATAATGCAGCCAGTGTACTTTCCCGAGAGTAGGAAACACTGGTTTGGGAAATCTAGCGCATTTCCGTCTCTTGTGAACGTATATGAACAGACCACCCTAGCGCCCGGCCTGTGAAACCTTCTCTCGTCCAGATGGGCAGAGGCAAGCCTCCCACCCTGTCCGTTCGTTCCCGAACATGAAACTTGATACTTCAGTGGCAGATTTATCCAAACAGAGAATAATCTGAGCAAGGGAAATGATCCGTTTGTGTTCTTCAAATGGGCATGTTTCATCAAACCACACTACGGcaggcacagaaaaaaataacaactccGGTTGCCTGAAAGCTTATGATAGATGTGGAAGGTACTGGGTGCCAGAGAATTACAGACTCTACCTATAGGAGTTTCTCATACTGATTGTTGGAGAACAACAGGAAATAGGAAGGGAGCAGGTGAGAAGGTGAGGTTCTTTGTATGAGGAACAGTTAGGATCAATTTGTCCACCTCCTAACCTCCCACCCTCGCTCCCTCTGGGGAGGAATTATTATCTACAAATTCAAGGACACAGAGGAATTATCTACAAATTCAAGGACAGGGTAGGGGGAACCGGGGTGTGGAGGAAGAGCAGAAAGGAGTGCTGAACTCAGAAGGCAGGCACCTGACGGGAACAGAAACAGCTCTCTCCCCACACCTAAGCAAGGCGCTCAGCGATAACTGCACCTAATTGTGATAGAAAAGTGAAGTGTAAAAATGCAGGCCAGTTACAAGATGCCAACAATTTCCTCTACTCACTATTCAAAGGGTTTCTGAACTTGGATTTTACAGTTATCTTtaggcatgttttttttttttggtggtacgtgggcctctcactgttgcggcctctcccgttgcggagcacaggctccggacgcgcaggctcaccggccatggctcacgggcccagccgctccgcggcatgtgggatcttcccgggccggggcacgaacctgcatcccctgcatcggcaggcggactctcaaccactgcgccaccagggaagccctaggcatgTTTTTAATCGTCTATTGATGTATATTTATCTATCCTGGACCTAAGCGATTCAAAGCAGATACCGACTCAGACACTCCAGAAGTTCCCTGTCGGACGGTCAAAACAGGCACAGTCTGGAATCAAACACAATTAGGTGACACTTGTAGTTCGTTCTGGGGAAACCGGTGAGATGTACAGTGCATAACTTATTAGTTTGGCACGTATTCTGCTTCTCAGCCCAGGGCCGTGGGTCCTTGGACGAACATCTATCATATACCTTATCCAGTAATTAACCTCGTTTGTTCCGGAAGCCCGAAGCCCAGCCATGAATCTGCGAAGTGACTATATTTGCCTAACGATAAACCACAACAATGAATCACATATGATTATCCTGAAACAGGCAGGTATCACCCCTAATAGGAGCTGTGACACTACAGTTAAATAACTGAGACCCATCTCTCTGCCAGCAAGTCCCTGTTTCGAGTCCACGACAAGGACACCAAGACATCCCTCTCTTCAGGGTTCAGTCCTTCACTGTATTTCTCTCGAAACAAACCACATGTCACATTTACTTTATGGATTAAGGTCATAGTAATGCTGCTTAGGCTTCTCAGGTACGACGAGGTAAAGGGAACGCGTGACCTGGACTAAACCTTGTTTTGCCAGATCTCAAAGCGAGTCTTGGgaagccaacacacacacacacacacacacacacacacacacacacacacgatgaaAGACGATTCTGGCCTCAAAGGTGATGTATGTCTGTATCATGTCCTGTCTAAAGGCTGATacattccttccttcccaggaACTAAGACTCTAAATACTTCCTCTCAGCCTCAGCATGACCTTCGATTAGTGAGAAATAAAGATTTCTGCATGTTCTCCTGCTGTATGCAGCCCCGAACACTATGAACCCCACCCTGGGGGTCCTACCACATCAGCAGGGGCCCAGGCTCATGGAGAATCACAGGCAGCCGCCCCACTAGGATCGTTTCGAGAACATTCCTGGGCCACATGTTGCCTTTCTCCTTAGTCTGTAAATACCTTGTCCTGAGACCCAGCCTGGAAGGTCTGACTTCAGCCATCAGGAGGTCGAGGGAATAAAAAGGGCCCCAGTGACTGTCACAGGGACCCGAAGACCCAGCCACCTGGGGCGGGGAAGCTTGGTGCTGCAGCTCCAGGGATGATTTTAAACTGGAGTTGAGCAGGGATGTCACAACCATGTGCTGAATTCTCACTAAGCTGCATCATTTCAGCAAAAGTAAACACCTAAAATGTGAGCCGCTGACGCTGAGTCACTTCAACAGGCAATGACTTTGGAGGAAATGACTTTGGAGGAAAtgcacaactaaaagatcctgcatgccgcaagtaAGAGATCCTGCATGTCCCAGCGAAGACCtcaatgccacaactaagacccggcgcagccaaataagttAACcagatatttttttgttttttttaaaggcagatgTTGAGCCATCACTTTCTGATTCTAATACCAAAGATTCTGTGTCAAACGTTTCCCTGacagactggttcaagatggccgACTAGAAGGACGTgatctcactccctcttgcgagagcaccggaatcacaactaactgcggaacaatcatcgacaggaagacactggaactcaccaagaaagatacccaccatccaaagacaaaggagaagccacagtgagacggtaggaggagTGCAAtgacagtaaaatcaaatcccataactgctgggtgggtgactcagagactggagaacacttataccacagaagtccacccactggagtgaaggttctgagccccacgtcaggcttcccaagctgggggtccaggaacgggaggaggaattcctagagaatcagactttgaaggctagtgggattttcttttttttttttttttttgcggtacacgggcctctcactgttgtggcctctcccgttgcggagcacaggctccggacgcgcagcctcagcagccatggctcacgggcccagctgctccgtggcatgtgggatcttcccagaccggggcacgaacccgcgtcccctgcatcagcaggcggactctcaaccactgcgccaccagggaagcccggctagtgggatttgattgcaggactctgacaggactgggagaaacagagactccactcttggagggcacacacaaagtgtacgcactgggacccaggggaaggaggagtggCCCCATAGGAGActaaaccagacctacctgccagtgttggagggtcacctgcagaggcagggggtggctgtggctcaccgtggggacaaggacactggcagcagaagttctgggaagtactccttggcgtgagccctcccggagtctgccattagccccaccaaagagcccggaaaggctccagtgttgggttgccacgggccaaacaaccaacagggagggaacccagccccacgcaacagcagacaagcagattaaagttttactgagctgtgcccaccagagcaacacccagctctacccaccaccagttcctcccatcaggaaacttgcacaagcctctcagatagcctcaccaccagagggcagacagcagaagcaagaactacaaccctgcagcctgtggaatgaaaaccacattcacagaaagtcagacaagatgaaaaggcagagggctatgtaccagatgaaggaacgagacaaaccctagaaaaacaactaaatgaagtggagataggcaaccttccaaaataagaattcagaaaaatgatagtgaagatgatacaggacctcgaaaaagaatggaggcaaagattgagaagatgccagaaatgtttaacaaagacctagaagaattagagaacaaacaagtagagatgaacagtacaataactgaaatgaaaaatacactagaaggaatcaatagcagaataactgaggcagaag encodes:
- the MFAP3L gene encoding microfibrillar-associated protein 3-like isoform X5, with protein sequence MHDGLLNITKVSFTDRGRYTCVAANVHGTVNNTVTLRVVFTSGDMGVYYMVVCLVAFTVVLALNITRLCMMSSHLKKTEKAINEFFRTEGAEKLQKAFEIAKRIPIITSAKTLELAKVTQFKTMEFARYIEELARSVPLPPLIMNCRTIVEELMEVVGLEEQGQNFVRHAPEGQEATSGDEVYTIPDALQRSESPTADSDASSLHEQPQQIAIEVSVHPQARREPTDDRDGGPLEARDEEDTEPSAEHSPESAAPSTEVTSAALTSEEPTPVEVPDRVLPPGLLEATEPAGACDSNARVVYESHV
- the MFAP3L gene encoding microfibrillar-associated protein 3-like isoform X1 codes for the protein MDGVTRPLPVCLLPSASLLILVSTLATAKSVANSTLNGTDTVVGSVPVVIARTDHIIVKEGNSALINCSVYGLPEPQLKWYNSVGKLLHEDSKDRGAGKWQMHDGLLNITKVSFTDRGRYTCVAANVHGTVNNTVTLRVVFTSGDMGVYYMVVCLVAFTVVLALNITRLCMMSSHLKKTEKAINEFFRTEGAEKLQKAFEIAKRIPIITSAKTLELAKVTQFKTMEFARYIEELARSVPLPPLIMNCRTIVEELMEVVGLEEQGQNFVRHAPEGQEATSGDEVYTIPDALQRSESPTADSDASSLHEQPQQIAIEVSVHPQARREPTDDRDGGPLEARDEEDTEPSAEHSPESAAPSTEVTSAALTSEEPTPVEVPDRVLPPGLLEATEPAGACDSNARVVYESHV
- the MFAP3L gene encoding microfibrillar-associated protein 3-like isoform X3: MLRPAARPRCAAGGSALPHTAARAAASAGAEAAAGRLRASARLPGWPWLGSRGGRRGGEAASGKWQMHDGLLNITKVSFTDRGRYTCVAANVHGTVNNTVTLRVVFTSGDMGVYYMVVCLVAFTVVLALNITRLCMMSSHLKKTEKAINEFFRTEGAEKLQKAFEIAKRIPIITSAKTLELAKVTQFKTMEFARYIEELARSVPLPPLIMNCRTIVEELMEVVGLEEQGQNFVRHAPEGQEATSGDEVYTIPDALQRSESPTADSDASSLHEQPQQIAIEVSVHPQARREPTDDRDGGPLEARDEEDTEPSAEHSPESAAPSTEVTSAALTSEEPTPVEVPDRVLPPGLLEATEPAGACDSNARVVYESHV
- the MFAP3L gene encoding microfibrillar-associated protein 3-like isoform X4, which gives rise to MATECPVFSFPFAGGKWQMHDGLLNITKVSFTDRGRYTCVAANVHGTVNNTVTLRVVFTSGDMGVYYMVVCLVAFTVVLALNITRLCMMSSHLKKTEKAINEFFRTEGAEKLQKAFEIAKRIPIITSAKTLELAKVTQFKTMEFARYIEELARSVPLPPLIMNCRTIVEELMEVVGLEEQGQNFVRHAPEGQEATSGDEVYTIPDALQRSESPTADSDASSLHEQPQQIAIEVSVHPQARREPTDDRDGGPLEARDEEDTEPSAEHSPESAAPSTEVTSAALTSEEPTPVEVPDRVLPPGLLEATEPAGACDSNARVVYESHV
- the MFAP3L gene encoding microfibrillar-associated protein 3-like isoform X2 codes for the protein MDGVTRPLPVCLLPSASLLILVSTLATAKSVANSTLNGTDTVVGSVPVVIARTDHIIVKEGNSALINCSVYGLPEPQLKWYNSVGKLLHEDSKDRGAGKWQMHDGLLNITKVSFTDRGRYTCVAANVHGTVNNTVTLRVVFTSGDMGVYYMVVCLVAFTVVLALNITRLCMMSSHLKKTEKAINEFFRTEGAEKLQKAFEIAKRIPIITSAKTLELAKVTQFKTMEFARYIEELARSVPLPPLIMNCRTIVEELMEVVGLEEQGQNFVRHAPEGQEATSGDEVYTIPDALQRSESPTADSDASSLHEQPQQIAIEVSVHPQARREPTDDRDGGPLEARDEEDTEPSAEHSPESAAPSTEVTSAALTSEEPTPVEVLE